The genomic DNA TGACCCTGCACGCTGCCCGATCACGTCACACCAGACTACGAGCGATTGGGGCCGATGCGCGTCGTCTGCCCTTTGCCGATGACGTGTTTGACATCATCATCTCCAATTCAACGCTGGATCATTTCGAATCACCGTATGAAATCATTGGCAGTTTGTGTGAACTGCGTCGAGTACTACGGCCGGGTGGGCAACTGCTCCTGACGCTTGATAATCTCGCGAACCCGGTCATCGCTTTGCGCAACGTGTTGCCTTTTCGCCTGCTGAATCGCATGCGTATCGTGCCGTACTACGTCGGGGCCAGCTGCGGCCCACTTCGTTTGCGGCGTATCGTGCAACAGGCCGGGCTAAAGGTGCTTGACGTCAGCGCCGTCATGCACTGTCCGCGTGTGTTCGCCGTAGCCA from Candidatus Methylomirabilota bacterium includes the following:
- a CDS encoding methyltransferase domain-containing protein, translating into TLHAARSRHTRLRAIGADARRLPFADDVFDIIISNSTLDHFESPYEIIGSLCELRRVLRPGGQLLLTLDNLANPVIALRNVLPFRLLNRMRIVPYYVGASCGPLRLRRIVQQAGLKVLDVSAVMHCPRVFAVAIARMLEKHAGQETHRRFLRFLMTFERLSRWPTRFLTGHFVAVRAIKVKAPSVPPTKSP